A window of Flavobacteriales bacterium contains these coding sequences:
- the gatB gene encoding Asp-tRNA(Asn)/Glu-tRNA(Gln) amidotransferase subunit GatB yields MSSLRDKYELVVGLEVHAQLSTNTKAYCNDSTEYGAGPNTQTSPVTLGHPGTLPKSNKKVIEYAVKMGIACGSSIRERNEYARKNYFYPDLPKGYQITQDTTPICNGGSINVKDAEGNNKTINITRIHMEEDAGKSIHDLDPFNSLVDLNRAGVALIEIVSEPDIRSSDEAYQYLAEVRKLVRYLDICDGNLEEGSLRCDANISVMLKGSKTFGNRAEVKNMNSLRNVKRAIEHEMDRQIDILENGGVVEQQTRSFNANTGTTSLMRSKEDANDYRYFPEPDLQPIMVTQDYIEEIKSTLPPLPKELFSKFTNEFGLSEYDTNVIIEEKEIALYFNDLCQHTKNYKAAANFVNGSVKSYLNENAIEMSQFSISAKRLSQLIKMVDDGKISNSVATQKVFGKLLENDLSPEEIAKENNWIQESNTDTLQAFVQQALEKYPEKVEEYKGGKKGLIGLFMGEVMKLSRGKADPKVANQLVREALEE; encoded by the coding sequence ATGAGCAGTCTGAGAGATAAATACGAACTAGTTGTTGGACTAGAAGTTCATGCACAGCTTTCTACTAATACAAAAGCCTATTGTAACGATTCTACGGAATATGGTGCTGGACCAAATACTCAAACTAGCCCCGTTACATTGGGACACCCTGGCACCCTACCCAAAAGCAACAAAAAAGTTATTGAATACGCAGTAAAGATGGGTATTGCTTGTGGCTCATCAATTAGAGAACGTAATGAATATGCTCGTAAAAATTACTTCTACCCTGATTTACCAAAAGGATATCAAATTACTCAAGACACAACCCCAATATGTAACGGCGGTAGTATAAATGTTAAAGATGCTGAAGGTAATAACAAAACAATTAACATCACCCGAATACATATGGAGGAAGATGCAGGTAAAAGTATCCACGACCTTGACCCTTTCAATTCATTAGTAGATTTAAATAGAGCTGGCGTAGCTCTTATTGAAATAGTTTCTGAACCCGATATTCGTTCTTCAGATGAAGCTTACCAATACCTTGCTGAAGTCAGAAAACTCGTTCGCTATTTGGATATTTGCGATGGTAATTTGGAAGAAGGTAGCTTGAGATGTGATGCTAATATTTCGGTTATGCTCAAAGGAAGTAAAACCTTTGGCAATAGAGCCGAAGTAAAAAATATGAACTCTTTAAGAAATGTTAAAAGAGCCATTGAACACGAGATGGATCGTCAGATAGACATTTTGGAAAATGGCGGTGTAGTCGAGCAACAAACACGAAGTTTTAATGCCAATACAGGAACAACATCTTTAATGAGAAGCAAAGAAGATGCCAACGATTATAGGTATTTTCCTGAACCAGATTTACAACCAATAATGGTTACCCAAGATTATATTGAGGAAATCAAAAGCACCCTACCTCCATTGCCAAAAGAGTTATTTTCAAAATTCACTAACGAATTTGGTCTTTCCGAATACGATACCAATGTTATTATTGAAGAGAAAGAAATCGCATTGTACTTTAATGATTTATGTCAACACACAAAAAATTACAAAGCAGCAGCCAATTTTGTAAATGGTAGTGTTAAGTCCTACCTCAATGAAAATGCTATCGAAATGAGTCAATTTAGCATATCTGCTAAACGACTATCCCAACTAATAAAAATGGTTGATGATGGTAAAATAAGTAACTCTGTAGCGACACAAAAAGTCTTTGGCAAACTTCTTGAAAATGATTTGTCGCCAGAAGAAATCGCCAAGGAAAACAATTGGATTCAAGAAAGTAACACCGATACTTTACAAGCTTTTGTTCAACAAGCACTAGAAAAATACCCCGAAAAGGTTGAAGAATATAAAGGTGGTAAAAAAGGACTTATTGGTCTGTTTATGGGTGAAGTTATGAAACTATCTAGGGGAAAAGCAGACCCAAAAGTAGCTAACCAACTCGTAAGAGAAGCATTAGAAGAATAA
- a CDS encoding TlpA disulfide reductase family protein, giving the protein MIKNLILFLSIAILSACSVIDDTVSGTITNAKDGEWVFLEKLSLKDIQKVDSCQINNESFSFQYRADSINFYRISLSDKNYALIALQLGDTIVFNADASNLVNFNASGSAEVEGNERLVEIINSIQPKTDSLRIIYQKSVGTVEEEIVLERIREKYDDIMLQQKEDIKLFIDNNTNLFINLIALQQLGDVAENFEYYKKVSTKLDSIYPDNLWIKDVKDKVLSEQNTAIGVQAPNFSIKDSNGQQFELSSLRGSYVLLDFWASWCVPCRRENPLVVELYKTYNTKGLEIIGISLDDTTQKIDAKSDWIKAIEQDGLEWRQVSELQGFESSVCEEYGISSIPSTFLIDKNGVIIARNLRGTILANKLKEIFE; this is encoded by the coding sequence ATGATTAAGAATTTAATACTATTTCTAAGCATAGCCATCTTATCTGCATGTTCTGTAATTGACGATACCGTAAGCGGGACTATTACAAATGCAAAAGATGGAGAATGGGTGTTTTTGGAAAAACTATCTCTTAAAGATATTCAAAAAGTAGATTCATGTCAAATCAATAACGAAAGCTTCTCATTTCAATATAGAGCCGATTCCATAAACTTTTATCGTATATCACTTTCTGATAAAAACTATGCTTTGATAGCCTTGCAATTAGGAGACACTATTGTATTTAATGCCGATGCTTCAAATCTAGTTAACTTTAACGCAAGTGGATCTGCAGAAGTGGAAGGTAATGAAAGATTAGTTGAAATTATAAACTCTATTCAGCCAAAAACGGATTCATTAAGAATCATTTATCAAAAGTCTGTTGGTACGGTTGAAGAAGAAATAGTACTGGAAAGAATACGAGAAAAATACGACGATATCATGCTTCAACAAAAAGAAGACATCAAACTATTTATCGATAATAACACCAATTTATTCATTAACCTTATCGCTTTACAGCAGTTAGGTGATGTCGCTGAAAATTTTGAGTATTATAAAAAAGTATCTACAAAATTAGACTCCATATATCCAGATAATTTATGGATAAAGGATGTAAAAGATAAAGTCTTAAGTGAGCAAAACACGGCTATTGGCGTACAAGCACCTAACTTTTCTATTAAAGATAGTAATGGTCAACAATTTGAATTGTCCTCTTTGAGAGGTTCTTATGTACTTCTAGATTTTTGGGCTTCATGGTGTGTACCTTGCAGAAGAGAAAACCCATTAGTTGTTGAATTGTACAAAACTTATAATACAAAGGGCTTAGAAATTATAGGCATTTCACTAGATGATACAACACAAAAAATAGATGCTAAATCAGATTGGATAAAAGCTATTGAACAAGATGGTTTAGAATGGAGACAAGTCAGCGAATTACAAGGTTTTGAATCATCTGTTTGTGAAGAATATGGTATTTCAAGTATACCATCTACCTTTTTAATTGATAAAAACGGTGTAATCATTGCTCGTAATTTAAGAGGTACTATATTAGCTAATAAATTAAAAGAAATCTTTGAGTAA
- a CDS encoding UDP-2,3-diacylglucosamine diphosphatase, which produces MSKIYFASDLHLGVPNKEKSLERERLFVQWLNEIKADAEAIFLVGDIFDFWFEYKKAVPKGYVRLLGKLAEISDSGIPIHIFTGNHDMWLFDYLEEEINATIYREPIEVSLKGKRFFIGHGDGLGPGDKGYKIIKKIFENKICQWLFERIHPNLGISIAEYWSKKSRIANGQKDETYHGEKEWLTQFCKEKKKTIEVDYFVFGHRHLPLEEDLGDNTSYINLGEWVNYNSYAVFDGEKLELKRY; this is translated from the coding sequence TTGAGTAAAATATATTTCGCATCAGACCTACATTTAGGCGTTCCTAACAAAGAAAAAAGTTTAGAACGTGAAAGACTCTTTGTACAATGGTTAAACGAAATTAAAGCTGATGCTGAAGCCATTTTTCTAGTAGGAGATATATTTGATTTTTGGTTTGAATACAAAAAAGCTGTTCCAAAAGGCTATGTACGTTTACTAGGTAAATTAGCCGAAATAAGCGACTCAGGTATCCCTATTCATATTTTTACTGGCAATCATGATATGTGGCTTTTTGACTATTTAGAAGAAGAGATAAACGCTACTATTTACAGAGAACCTATTGAAGTGTCTTTAAAAGGGAAGCGATTTTTTATTGGTCATGGCGATGGTTTAGGCCCTGGCGATAAAGGCTACAAAATCATTAAAAAAATATTTGAAAATAAGATATGTCAATGGCTATTTGAGAGAATTCATCCAAATTTAGGCATTTCAATAGCAGAATATTGGTCCAAGAAAAGCAGAATTGCAAACGGTCAAAAAGATGAAACCTATCATGGTGAAAAAGAGTGGTTAACCCAATTCTGCAAAGAAAAAAAGAAGACTATTGAAGTAGATTACTTTGTTTTTGGACACAGACATCTTCCATTAGAAGAAGACCTAGGTGATAACACCTCATATATCAATTTAGGAGAGTGGGTGAATTATAATAGCTATGCTGTTTTTGACGGAGAAAAATTAGAGCTTAAGCGTTACTAA
- the gap gene encoding type I glyceraldehyde-3-phosphate dehydrogenase: MKIRVAINGFGRIGRIFLRSVLNHPYVEVVAINDLSSSKTMSHLFKYDSIHRTFEGQVSCNENSIIVNDQSIHYSSISNPEKLPWNELNIDIVIECTGLFKSKELASQHLKAGAKKVIISAPPLDSGIKTIVMGVNDNLIDGTETIISNASCTTNSAAPMIQLINHHMGIESAYITTIHSYTTDQRLHDSPHNDLRRARAGATSIVPTTTGAAKAITKIFPELVGKMGGCGIRVPVPDGSLTDITCIVSKNTSVAEINNLFKNSAKGSLNGILSFIEDPIVSVDILGNKHSCVFDSQLTSVIGKMVKVVGWYDNEVGYSNRLIDLVTKISNA, from the coding sequence ATGAAAATAAGAGTAGCAATAAATGGTTTTGGAAGGATTGGTAGAATCTTTCTTCGTTCGGTTTTAAATCATCCATATGTTGAGGTAGTAGCGATTAATGATTTATCCTCTTCTAAAACGATGTCACACCTTTTTAAATATGATTCTATTCACAGAACGTTTGAAGGTCAAGTTTCTTGTAATGAAAATTCAATTATTGTTAACGATCAAAGTATTCATTATAGTTCAATTTCAAATCCTGAAAAATTACCTTGGAATGAATTAAATATAGATATTGTTATTGAATGTACTGGACTATTTAAATCTAAAGAATTAGCATCTCAACATTTAAAGGCTGGAGCAAAAAAGGTTATCATTTCAGCACCGCCATTAGATAGTGGTATTAAAACTATTGTTATGGGCGTTAACGATAATTTGATTGATGGTACTGAAACAATCATTTCAAATGCTTCGTGTACGACAAATAGTGCTGCTCCGATGATTCAATTAATAAATCATCATATGGGTATTGAGAGTGCTTATATCACAACTATTCATTCATATACTACGGATCAGAGATTACACGATTCACCTCATAATGATTTAAGAAGAGCTAGAGCAGGAGCGACCTCTATTGTTCCTACCACAACAGGTGCTGCTAAAGCTATTACAAAAATTTTTCCTGAATTGGTTGGTAAAATGGGTGGTTGTGGTATTAGAGTACCTGTTCCTGATGGCTCACTAACAGATATTACATGTATAGTGAGCAAAAACACTTCAGTCGCTGAGATTAACAATTTGTTTAAGAACTCAGCTAAAGGGTCGTTAAATGGAATTCTCAGTTTTATAGAAGACCCTATTGTTTCTGTTGATATTTTAGGCAATAAACACTCTTGTGTTTTTGATTCCCAATTAACGTCCGTAATTGGTAAAATGGTAAAGGTTGTAGGCTGGTACGATAATGAAGTGGGTTATTCTAATCGATTGATTGACTTGGTTACTAAAATTAGTAACGCTTAA
- a CDS encoding T9SS type A sorting domain-containing protein, which translates to MKNIIISSISLVLLTFLFVDISQQDKQSYIPINERITEPTYGAKGALEYLHRLKANADGEIPVEAVLKAREQVQARKGSRSAASNTTLLWTEMGPDNVGGRTRAILIDKDNSDLIYAGGVSGGLWKSTNGGLSWKIIPGTDQLEFSGVVSICQTTNGDIYFGTGEGATSNMGGASNGASAFIGGGIYKSTDGITFTQLESTAPSNLISSSFDFASVTEMAAHKTDPNTVYAATRRGVKVSTDGGQSWQAGVVSAAEFLDVEVAIDGSVFASTANAIFYSEDGTAGSFNQLTSVGAAFGGGSGRIEMALSPSDVNYIYAVFSNQGGLGRYKGIFRSTDKGETWEMILPGWSGTTAPTYNIFNQQANYAMSIAVDPQNKDRILVGGLDLWEYEYGVGIEPISYWAISESVPFYVHADHHEILFDENNPGRIFFGHDGGVSRSDDNAESFVTANRGYGVTQFYTVDYSKDGKVIGGTQDNGTQYISFFNNISEKNAIEIAGGDGGYTQISYINPDVIFSESQNGTARRSADAGLTNGTIENFLGDTLAGLEETADDEGNNGLFATFINPMHLWEEVDADGNPIDTSMFFAATTEITTSGSDYCVYMTKQALDFSITPRWFQVTPRYSSPIERISVTADGNNMFFSVGNSLYRTDNLNLNVDTIKDNYKFLDVGDTNDDPNGDNPNAVVNTIKLNTTFQYTVTDVAVDPNDKNNIVVTVGGYGSHDHVYKSTNAMSDNPTFTAIQGNLPDMPVYSAVIDVNNASNIVIGSEFGVWSTTNGSTWTLEDDGLPIVPCHMLRQQYLPGVNKGVIYVGTHGRGLFKSSNTSSVFDYTSDQTIDVNLLSIYPNPAESFINIDMSSDARIFDVQIIDLMGKEVYNTDNLSTNKIDISSFETGNYIIVVNSDAGKQLGKFVKTK; encoded by the coding sequence ATGAAAAATATTATCATATCTTCAATTTCATTAGTTCTCTTAACTTTCTTATTTGTTGATATTTCTCAACAAGACAAACAAAGTTATATCCCTATTAATGAAAGAATCACAGAACCTACTTATGGTGCTAAAGGGGCATTGGAATACTTACACCGTTTAAAAGCTAATGCAGATGGAGAAATTCCAGTCGAAGCTGTTTTAAAAGCCCGTGAGCAAGTTCAAGCTAGAAAAGGTTCAAGAAGTGCTGCTTCTAATACTACTTTATTATGGACAGAAATGGGGCCGGATAATGTAGGGGGTAGAACTCGTGCAATTCTTATTGATAAAGATAATTCTGATTTAATCTACGCTGGTGGTGTTTCTGGTGGATTATGGAAGTCGACCAATGGTGGTTTGTCTTGGAAAATTATTCCTGGTACAGATCAACTCGAATTTTCTGGTGTAGTAAGTATATGTCAAACAACCAATGGTGATATTTATTTCGGAACAGGCGAAGGAGCTACTTCAAATATGGGTGGTGCGTCTAATGGCGCTTCTGCTTTTATTGGTGGGGGTATCTACAAATCTACAGATGGTATAACTTTCACTCAATTGGAATCTACTGCTCCTAGTAATCTTATTTCTTCTAGCTTTGATTTTGCATCTGTTACAGAAATGGCGGCACACAAGACTGATCCTAACACTGTATATGCTGCAACAAGACGAGGTGTCAAGGTAAGTACTGACGGAGGTCAATCTTGGCAAGCAGGCGTAGTTAGTGCAGCAGAATTTTTGGATGTAGAGGTAGCTATTGATGGTTCTGTATTTGCTAGTACTGCCAACGCAATTTTTTATTCTGAAGATGGAACTGCAGGAAGTTTTAACCAACTTACTTCTGTAGGAGCTGCTTTTGGTGGTGGATCAGGAAGAATTGAAATGGCTTTATCTCCTTCAGATGTAAATTACATATACGCTGTTTTCTCAAATCAAGGTGGTTTAGGAAGATATAAAGGGATTTTCCGCTCTACTGACAAAGGTGAAACGTGGGAAATGATTTTACCAGGTTGGTCGGGAACAACTGCTCCAACCTACAATATTTTTAATCAACAAGCTAATTATGCTATGTCAATAGCTGTTGACCCTCAAAATAAAGATAGAATACTTGTAGGTGGTTTAGATTTATGGGAATACGAATACGGTGTTGGTATAGAGCCTATTTCGTATTGGGCAATTTCTGAATCTGTACCTTTCTACGTTCATGCTGATCATCACGAAATATTATTTGATGAAAACAACCCTGGACGTATTTTCTTTGGACATGACGGCGGAGTATCTAGATCTGATGACAATGCTGAATCTTTTGTAACGGCGAACCGTGGATACGGTGTTACTCAGTTTTATACTGTTGATTACTCCAAAGATGGAAAAGTAATTGGTGGAACTCAAGATAACGGTACACAATACATTAGTTTTTTCAATAATATTTCTGAAAAGAACGCTATAGAAATCGCTGGTGGTGATGGTGGTTATACTCAAATCTCATACATTAATCCTGATGTTATATTTTCAGAAAGTCAAAATGGAACAGCTAGACGTTCTGCTGATGCTGGATTAACTAACGGAACTATTGAGAACTTCCTCGGAGACACTCTTGCAGGTTTAGAAGAAACTGCTGATGATGAAGGCAATAATGGTTTGTTTGCTACCTTCATAAACCCTATGCATTTATGGGAAGAAGTGGATGCAGATGGAAACCCTATTGATACAAGTATGTTCTTTGCAGCAACAACAGAAATTACTACATCGGGATCTGATTATTGTGTCTATATGACTAAACAAGCTTTAGACTTTAGTATTACCCCAAGATGGTTTCAAGTGACTCCAAGATATTCTTCTCCTATTGAAAGGATATCAGTAACTGCGGATGGAAACAATATGTTTTTCTCTGTAGGTAATAGCCTTTACAGAACAGATAATCTCAACCTGAATGTTGACACTATTAAAGACAACTATAAATTTTTAGATGTTGGTGATACTAACGATGACCCTAACGGTGATAATCCTAATGCAGTAGTAAATACAATTAAATTAAATACCACTTTCCAATATACTGTTACTGACGTTGCAGTAGATCCTAACGACAAAAATAATATTGTAGTAACGGTTGGTGGATACGGATCACATGATCATGTTTATAAGTCAACTAATGCTATGTCTGATAACCCTACATTTACTGCTATACAAGGTAACCTGCCAGATATGCCAGTTTACTCGGCTGTAATTGATGTTAACAATGCTAGTAACATTGTTATTGGTTCAGAATTTGGCGTTTGGTCTACTACAAATGGTAGTACTTGGACACTAGAGGATGATGGTTTACCAATTGTTCCTTGTCATATGTTACGTCAGCAATACTTACCAGGGGTAAATAAAGGCGTTATATATGTAGGTACGCATGGACGTGGTTTATTCAAATCTAGTAATACATCTTCTGTTTTCGATTATACTTCAGACCAAACGATTGATGTTAATTTACTATCAATCTATCCTAACCCTGCTGAGTCGTTCATAAATATTGATATGAGCTCCGATGCAAGAATTTTCGATGTTCAAATCATTGATTTAATGGGTAAAGAAGTGTATAACACGGATAATTTATCAACAAATAAAATTGATATTTCATCTTTTGAAACGGGTAACTACATTATAGTTGTCAATTCTGATGCTGGAAAACAATTAGGTAAATTTGTTAAAACAAAATAA
- the lipA gene encoding lipoyl synthase → MSEQNIQRKPKWLRVKLPTGKNYKHVRKLVSDNKLHTICESGNCPNMGECWGEGTATFMILGNICTRSCGFCAVATGRPLPVDWEEPEKVAESVRLMEVKHCVITSVDRDELPDGGSLIWVETVKAVRRKSPGTTMETLIPDFKGIEEQVQRIIDVAPEIVSHNIETVRRLTKEVRIQAKYDRSLAVLKQLKEGGMRTKSGIMLGLGETEDEVIQTMDDLRSVGVDIMTIGQYLQPTPKHLPVKEFVTPEQFEKYKQIGLSKGFRFVESSPLVRSSYRAEKHMA, encoded by the coding sequence ATGAGTGAGCAAAACATTCAAAGAAAGCCAAAATGGCTTAGAGTAAAATTGCCTACCGGCAAAAATTATAAACATGTAAGAAAGCTTGTTTCTGATAACAAACTGCATACTATTTGTGAGAGCGGAAACTGTCCTAATATGGGAGAGTGTTGGGGTGAAGGTACAGCTACTTTCATGATTCTTGGGAATATATGCACACGTTCTTGTGGCTTTTGTGCCGTGGCAACGGGCAGACCTTTGCCAGTAGATTGGGAGGAGCCTGAAAAAGTTGCGGAATCTGTTCGTCTTATGGAAGTAAAACATTGTGTCATTACTTCGGTAGATAGAGATGAATTACCTGATGGAGGCTCATTGATTTGGGTGGAAACTGTAAAGGCAGTAAGAAGAAAAAGCCCAGGCACAACAATGGAAACACTAATACCTGATTTTAAAGGAATTGAAGAACAGGTTCAACGCATTATAGATGTAGCACCTGAAATAGTTTCTCACAATATTGAAACGGTAAGAAGACTTACAAAAGAAGTAAGAATTCAAGCTAAATACGATAGAAGCCTTGCTGTTCTGAAACAATTGAAAGAAGGCGGAATGCGAACTAAGTCTGGAATAATGCTTGGTTTAGGCGAGACAGAAGATGAAGTTATCCAAACTATGGATGATTTACGTTCCGTAGGTGTTGATATTATGACCATTGGCCAATACTTGCAGCCAACTCCTAAGCATTTGCCAGTTAAAGAGTTTGTTACTCCAGAGCAATTTGAAAAATATAAGCAAATAGGATTGAGCAAGGGTTTCCGATTCGTTGAGAGTTCGCCACTAGTAAGGTCTTCGTATCGAGCAGAAAAACATATGGCATAA
- the ytxJ gene encoding bacillithiol system redox-active protein YtxJ — protein sequence MNWISLSQSSELDNIKQDSFQNSQYIFKHSTRCSISKMVLSRFESSNEAESVSVYLLDLLSYRDLSNQIAEDFNVIHESPQLLIIKNGECYSHSSHTSIHQLNLFE from the coding sequence ATGAATTGGATAAGCCTATCTCAATCGTCTGAACTGGACAACATAAAACAAGATTCTTTTCAGAATAGCCAGTATATTTTTAAGCACAGTACTCGTTGTTCTATCAGTAAAATGGTGTTATCTCGTTTTGAATCATCTAATGAAGCAGAGTCTGTATCTGTCTATTTACTTGATTTATTATCATACAGAGATTTGTCAAATCAAATAGCAGAAGATTTTAATGTTATTCATGAGTCACCACAACTCTTAATTATAAAAAATGGAGAATGTTATTCCCATTCTTCACACACATCAATACATCAGCTTAATCTTTTCGAATAA
- the ung gene encoding uracil-DNA glycosylase, producing MNNKPVQIESSWKDILNDSFQSESFINLIKFLKEEKKNHVIYPAGKHIFSAFNLCPFDNVNVVIIGQDPYHGPNQANGLCFSVADGIKPPPSLQNIFKEIKQDLGLEIPSSGNLEHWAEQGVLMLNATLTVRARQAGSHQKKGWEEFTDAIIRILSEKKENLIFLLWGRFAQNKAQLIDSEKHHILTAAHPSPFSAHSGFFGCNHFSKTNEILNRLGKNQIKWDK from the coding sequence GTGAATAATAAACCCGTACAAATAGAGTCAAGTTGGAAAGACATTCTTAATGATAGTTTTCAGTCTGAATCATTTATTAATCTTATAAAATTTCTCAAAGAAGAAAAGAAAAATCATGTCATTTACCCGGCTGGTAAACACATCTTTTCAGCATTTAATCTTTGCCCATTCGACAACGTTAATGTTGTGATAATTGGACAAGACCCTTATCACGGACCAAATCAAGCTAACGGCTTATGTTTTTCTGTTGCTGACGGAATAAAACCTCCACCATCTCTTCAAAATATCTTTAAAGAAATTAAACAAGATTTAGGCCTCGAAATCCCTTCGTCAGGTAATCTCGAGCATTGGGCTGAACAAGGAGTGCTAATGCTGAATGCTACACTTACAGTTAGAGCAAGACAAGCAGGGTCGCATCAAAAGAAAGGATGGGAAGAATTTACAGACGCCATTATTCGAATATTATCTGAAAAGAAAGAGAATCTTATTTTTTTACTTTGGGGGCGGTTTGCTCAAAATAAAGCACAACTGATAGATAGTGAAAAACATCATATCCTAACCGCAGCTCACCCCTCTCCATTCTCTGCGCATTCAGGTTTTTTTGGATGTAACCATTTTTCAAAAACCAACGAAATACTTAATCGTTTAGGTAAAAATCAAATTAAATGGGACAAATAA
- a CDS encoding L,D-transpeptidase, with product MGQIILFITLLVSLSTNESIIDRVNNYCEKKKGQTFDEIIYVSVKNQKMYVISENSIIKTYPVSTAKKGIGNVKNSDMTPHGLHYIREKHGAKTPLNGRMIGRVFYGQIATIYSDTTTSKTDDITTRILWLSGSEKNINKGGNVDSFERYIYIHGTSEEGKIGTPASHGCIRMLNKDVIELYSTTKIGTKVLILDN from the coding sequence ATGGGACAAATAATACTTTTCATCACTTTATTAGTTTCATTATCTACTAACGAAAGTATTATAGATAGAGTAAATAACTATTGCGAGAAAAAGAAAGGTCAAACATTCGACGAGATAATATATGTTTCTGTGAAAAATCAAAAAATGTATGTTATTTCTGAAAATTCGATTATAAAAACATACCCTGTCTCTACCGCCAAAAAAGGCATTGGTAATGTCAAGAATAGTGATATGACGCCACATGGGCTACATTATATTAGAGAGAAACATGGTGCAAAAACTCCACTAAATGGTAGAATGATTGGTAGGGTTTTTTATGGGCAAATAGCTACAATATATTCAGACACAACCACTTCAAAAACAGATGATATTACTACTAGAATATTATGGCTAAGTGGGTCTGAAAAAAACATCAACAAAGGAGGCAATGTAGATTCTTTTGAACGCTACATATACATACACGGCACCTCAGAAGAAGGTAAAATAGGAACACCTGCATCACATGGCTGTATTAGAATGCTTAATAAAGATGTCATAGAACTCTACTCTACTACAAAGATTGGAACAAAAGTTCTCATCTTAGATAATTAA